Below is a genomic region from Spiroplasma endosymbiont of Dioctria linearis.
GATTCAAAAGATATTATTATTAAAAAGCAAAATAATCTTAAGTTTAGTTGTAATTTTTTCTCATTTGAAAAAATCAAAGTTGATATTGATAAAAATTTTATTTGAACAAAACCAGATAATGTAAAGTGATTTCAATTTACTATTTTAAAAGGAAATTGTAAAATTAACTCTATAAAATTTACAATGGGGGAATCAGCTATTTGTATTGATAATTTAGAACAATTAGAAATAATTGGAAAATGTGAAATCATTATAACTTGAACGTAGATAACTCTAAAAAGTTTATATTTTTATAAAACCTTTTTGGTTTTTTTTTCTTTTATAAATAAACGATTGACTTTTTATATTAAATGGAAAATAATCTATATGAAAGGAAAAAAATGGAGAATATGGAGAACATATATAAAGAAAAAAATATTTTTTTAAATATTGACCTCAATTCAAAAGATGAAGTTTTTAAATATATTTGTTATAAAGCAAATCAATTAGGTATCTTTGAAGATACAGAAAAACTTTTAAAAGCTTTTTATGAACGAGAGTCACAAGGTACAACAGGTTTTGAAGATGGTTTTGCAATACCTCATGCTAAAGTCAAAGGTATTACATCAGCTTCAATAATTTGTGTTAGAACATTAAATGGAGTTGAATGGGAGTCTTTAGATGCTGAACCCTCTAATGTTATAATTGCACTTATTATTCCAGAAAATGCTTCAAAAGAACATTTAGATATTTTAAGTCAAACTGCAAAAAAATTAATGGATGGAAAATTAAGACAGAAATTAAAAGATGCAAAAGACGCAAAAGAGTTTGCTAAATTAATTCAAGTTAAATATGCCATTTCAAAAAATAACTTAGAAGATAGCAAAAAAACAGGTAAAAATATTGTAGCTATTACAGCTTGTGTCGTTGGCGTTGCTCATACTTATATGGCAGAAGATAAATTGCTTTTGGAATTAACAAAAGCAGGACACAATATAAGAGTTGAGACACAAGGAAGTAAAGGAGTGGGAACACCCCTAACTGCAAAAGAAATTGAAAATGCTGATGTTGTAATTATTGCAGCAGATACAAAAGTTGATTTAGATCGCTTCAATGGTAAACTTGTTTATCAAACTCATGTAGCAAGAGCTATTAAAGAACCTTTAAAATTAGTTGATGAAGCTTTACTAAAAGCTACAATTCAAGTTAATAGTGAATTTAAAACAGAAGGTGGTATTAGTAAAACAAAACAAGGTGTATTACAACATATTTTAGCAGGAATATCATATATGATTCCTGTAATTATAATGGGGGGAATTTGTTTAGCATTTTCAATCGGAATTGCTAAAGCAATATGAGGACCTGCAGCAGGAACTGGTGGACCAATTGGTGAAAATGGTGAACCACTTTATCCTTGAAATCCCTTAGCTGTAATGGATAAAATTGGTGGAGCTGCTTTTGTTCTAATGATTCCAATTTTAGCAGGATTTATTGCTAATTCAATTGCAGGAAGAGCTGCTTTGGCACCTGCAATGTTAGGAGCATTTATAGGAAATGATGCTTCTAAATTTATGCCATTACCAGGAATGACAGAAGTTTCAACACCAACAGGATTTATTGGAGCTATCATTGCTGGATTATTAGTAGGGTATTATGTAAAATGAGTTAATACATGAAAGGTTCATAAATCACTTAAAGCTGTTATGCCCATATTCTTTATTCCTTTAACAGCAGGGATAGGGATATCAATTCTATTTATTTATATTTTAGGTGGACCAATTGGTTGATTAATGAATCAACTTTCTTCTGCTATTGAAGCAGGATATAAAAGTGAAAACTTCGGTATTGGATTAGGTATTGGATTAGGTATTTTATTAGGGGCAATGGCATCATTTGATATGGGAGGACCAATCAATAAAATTGCCTTTGTAACTTGTTCTGCACTAGTAACTTTAGAAAAACCTATTGCAGAGCCAATGGGAGCAATGGCAGCAGCCATTCCAGTTGCACCATTGGCAATGGGATTAAGTACTATTTTATTTAAAAGATTTTTTACAAATGAAGAAAGAGGAATGGGTATCTCAGCTATGATAATGGGTACAATTGGAATTTCAGAAGGAGCAATTCCATTTGCCATTAGAGACCCAAAAAGAGCTATTGTGGCAAACGTTCTAGGTGGAATGGTTGCAGGAGCAATAGCAGGAGGATTTCAAGTTACAGACCTTGCAGCACATGGGGGACCAATTGTGGCAATATTAGGAGCTGTTCCATATGGATGATTTACAATAATATTCTTTATTGCAATTTTATCAGGAGTTGCAGTAACAACTTTAGTTTATGGAACATTATTAATTATAAATAAAGGAACTATAGGTTCTTTAAAAGAACATCATGTTCTAAAATTAGAACAAATTATTGAAACTAAAAAAGAAAAACAAGAAGAGATTAAAGATAAAATATTGACTTTAAAAGTATTATTAAAGTCAGCAAAAACTCAGGATGAGTCAAATAATATGCAAAAAGAGATTGAGGATTTAAAAAAAGAAAAAGCACAAATTAATCTTGATGCAAAAGAACAAATTAAAGCTGCCAAAAGTGCTTTTGATCAAGTCAAAGATGGTGAAAAATTATTTATTAAAGAAAATTTAAGTTCAACTAAAGAGTTTATTCAAAAATCAAAAGAGGCTAGAAAAAAATATTTACAAGAAATATCTAATAAAAAAAATAATGAGATAGCCAACTTAGAAAAATTTGATAAGAGAAATTATATTGTAAATTATTCAAATCAAGTTGAGAATATTAAAGATGATTATCAAAAACAAATTGTTAATTATCAAATTAAATTAAAAGAGAAGTTTATAATTGATTACAATAAAATTCTAAATAGCAAAATATAGTAATAAAAGAGTGTTTAAATATTTTTATTCAAAATTATTTAGATATTCTTTTTTTTTTTTTTTTCTATACTATTAAAAATATAAATAAAGATTTATTAATAAGATTTCATTAATTAGTAGGGATAAAAGTTATATGAGAATTAGAGAAAAACTTAAAAATGTCATAAAAACTAATGATAAAACTTTAGATTATCAAATTGCTAACTTTATACTAAAAAGTGCTTATAATAATGTTTTTTTTAAATCAAAGGAAGTTTCTTCTAAACTAAATATATCAAAATCAACTTTAACACTTTTTTCAAAAAAACTTGGTTATGAAGGATATGGAGAACTTTTACATAAACTAATTGCTGAGATGGAGTTTTATGGATTAACAGAACAAAGTAATAATCAAGAAAATAAATTAAATTTAATTGATTGAATTGATACATCTAATTTTGTTGATAGTTTAGAAATTCAAAAAAAATTAGATTTTTTTGTAGAAGAAATTCATAATTCAAATAGATTAGCAATAATAAATAGTCAAGAAAGTGACTTTAAACTACTTAGTCTTTTTTCACAAATAATTAATTATAATAAACAAACTTTTTATTTTAATAATAGAAAATTTGAAAGAAGTTTATTAATGAAATTAAATTCAAAAGATACAATTATTTTCTTCATTACAGGACTAGACATTGATGAAATTATTAATTATATTAGTATTGCAAAAGATAATAATATAAATTTTTTAATTATTACAAGTGAATCACATCTTTCAAAAGTAACAAAATGTCAAGATGATTCAAATAAAATTATTATTATAAAGTCATTAACTGGGTTTACTAGAGAAACAAGAATATTAATTAGATTAAGCCAAATTAATATAATACTGACCAACTTAATATTTAAGTTGACTAAACAAGTTCATAATAAATAAACAAGTTTAATAAATACAATATTTTTCTTTTTTTTCTTAAAATTATTATTAGTTAGAAAAAATTTCTAATAAGAAAGGAATCATATGGAAAAGATAAAGATTTATGCTCCAGTTGATGGAGTTGTAAAAGCAATTGAGAATATTTCAGATCCTGTGTTTGCAAGTAAATCATTAGGTGATGGAGTTTATCTTGAACCTAGCTCAGATATTTTATATTCGCCATTAAAAAATGGAAAGATAGAATTGATTACAGATACGAAACATGCAATATATTTTTCAACAAATAATTATAATGTTTTAATGCATATTGGTCTGGAGACAGTTGGACTTTCAGGGAAGCCATTTTCATTATTAAAAAAACAAGGTGAACAAGTTTCTCTTGGTGATGAAATTGTTAAAGTGGATTGAAAAACAATTGAAAAAGCTAATCTAGAAAAAGTTACTCCAGTTGTAGTAGATTTAAATTCTGTATCAAAATATAAATTAACAATTAAAAATGAAGGAAAAAAAGTAAAAAAGGGAGAGTTAATTTATGAGATAGAAATTGATGAAGAGAAAATAATTAAAGATAAAAAAATTCATATTGAGAAAAGAGAAGGTAAATATAAAACTCTTGCCTTACAATATTTAACTGCAATTGGTGGTAAAAATAATCAAAGTCTTGTTCATAATTGTATGACAAGATTACGTTTTAAAATTATTAATAAAGATCTTGTTAATGAAAAAGCTTTAAAAGAAATAGAATTAACAAAAGGAATTAATTGAAATGGTGAAGAACTTCAAATAATTATTGGTGGAGAAGTTTATAAAGTTAAAGATGAATGTCAAAAAATAATAGAAAATAAATCAACAAATGATGAAAAAGTAAGAGCAACTAAGGTTCCAAGAAAACAAAAAATTATGGGAGCAATTACAGCTATTGTTTTCCCAACTATTCCAATCTTAATTGGAACAGGAGTAATTAGTGGACTGCAAGCTATTCTTGCAATATCAGGTGTAATTTCAAATCCGGCTCCTGGTCAATCAGTAATGGAGTTAGATTTATTTAGTGCCTTGATGTTTATTATGTCAAAAGTTGGAATTGAATTGGTTGGAATCGTATTTTTATGTAGTACTGTGAAATACTTTAATGGAGATCCGTGGCTTGCTATATGGTTAGGTGCTGCATTAACAAGTAGATATTTATTTGGAAGTGGTTGAACTTTATTTACAGTATTTGGAAATCCAATTGTTATCAAAACCTATGAAGGTACAGTACTACCAATGATATGTGCTGGTTTATTATTAGTATTTCTAAATAACTGAATTAAAAAATGAATGCCAACTTCAGTTGATATTGTATTTAGACCAGCATTAGTGTTTTTATCAACATTTTTAATAATGCTATTTACAGTAGGGCCTTTCTTTAGAATTATTGAACAGTTTATTGCAAAGTTTGTAATTCTATTAGGAAAAATTCCATTTGGAGTTGGTATGGCCATATTTGCAATGATATGACAACCACTTGTATTAACAGGAACTCACGTTGCTGTAGTTACTGTTATTACATTGCCAATGAATGATGGAGATCCATCAGCAATGTATGCTTGTTTACAAATAGCTATTATGGGACAAATTGGAGCTGTTCTAGCTTTAAGTTTTATTACTAAAAATCAAAAAACAAAACAAGCAATCTTTGCTTCATTACCTGGAGCTATGTTTGGAGTGACTGAACCAATTATTTATGGTATTAATTTACCAAAAATAAAACCATTTATTTTTGGTTGTGTTGGTTCACTAGTTGGTGGTTTTATGGCAGGTATATTAGGTGTGGCTCAATATAGAAGAACTGGAACTGGTATTATGTCTTGAATGGGATTAGATATCGGATGAGGAATGGTATTTGGTATTTTAGCTGGATTTGTTTCATTATTCACAGCTCTAGTTTTAACATTAATGCTATACCAGGATCGTAAATCTGAGTACATCGCTTATAGAGAAAATAATAAACTTTTATTAAAATCAATTAAATTAAACTTTGATTTTGATGAGGTAAAATTAAAATCTCTAAAAGAGCAACTAGCAAAAGAGACTTTAATTGTTAAAGAATTTAATAAAAATTATAAAAACTATGAAAATAACTTAATTGATTTACAAAAGAAACAAATTAAAAAACAGAATATAATTAACAAGTTTGAAATGAAAAAAGAAAAACTTTATAATAAAGTCTTGAAGTTGGAAGATAGAGACTTAGAAAAATATAATTATTTTGCAGAGAAATATAATAATTTAAAATTATCTGAGACTTTTAATGAACTATTAAAAGAAATTAAAGAACTTGAATTGAAATTAGTTAATTGTGAAAAAGAAGTTAAAGAATTTAATATAAAAAAATATAAAGACATTTCAGATTTTATTGATAATTTAAATATTAATAAAAATCAAATATTAGACGATTATAAAAAAAATTATTTAAATGCTTTTAACTCTATTGATATTGCCTATGAATTAACAGAAGTTAATAATATGGAATGAACAAAAAAAGAAATTCTTAATTTGAAAACAAGAGAGGAAATAAAATATGTCAAACAAAATACCAAGTAGTTTTTTATGAGGTGGGTCAACTAGTGCCTATCAATTTGAGGGAGGTTTTGATCAAGAAGGTAAAGGAAATTCTATTCAAGATACACGAACAAATATTCCACAAGGAACAACTGATTTTAAAGTAGCCTCTGATCATTATAATCATTGAAAAGAAGACGTGGCCTTAATGGCTGAAATGGGATTTAAGTCATATAGATTTTCAATTGCTTGAACAAGAATATTACCTCAAGGTGATGGGAAAGTTAATAAAGCAGGAATTGAATTTTATAATAATTTAATCAATGAGCTAATTAAAAATAAAATAACTCCAATAATAACTATGTTTCATTTTGATTTACCACATAGTTTAAATATTGATGGAGGTTGATTAAATAAAAGAACAATTAATGCTTTTGAACAATATGCAAAAGTATTATTTGAATCATATGGTGATAGAGTAAAACACTGATTAACAATAAATGAACAAAATGTTATGATTTTATTTGGTGAA
It encodes:
- a CDS encoding fructose-specific PTS transporter subunit EIIC: MENIYKEKNIFLNIDLNSKDEVFKYICYKANQLGIFEDTEKLLKAFYERESQGTTGFEDGFAIPHAKVKGITSASIICVRTLNGVEWESLDAEPSNVIIALIIPENASKEHLDILSQTAKKLMDGKLRQKLKDAKDAKEFAKLIQVKYAISKNNLEDSKKTGKNIVAITACVVGVAHTYMAEDKLLLELTKAGHNIRVETQGSKGVGTPLTAKEIENADVVIIAADTKVDLDRFNGKLVYQTHVARAIKEPLKLVDEALLKATIQVNSEFKTEGGISKTKQGVLQHILAGISYMIPVIIMGGICLAFSIGIAKAIWGPAAGTGGPIGENGEPLYPWNPLAVMDKIGGAAFVLMIPILAGFIANSIAGRAALAPAMLGAFIGNDASKFMPLPGMTEVSTPTGFIGAIIAGLLVGYYVKWVNTWKVHKSLKAVMPIFFIPLTAGIGISILFIYILGGPIGWLMNQLSSAIEAGYKSENFGIGLGIGLGILLGAMASFDMGGPINKIAFVTCSALVTLEKPIAEPMGAMAAAIPVAPLAMGLSTILFKRFFTNEERGMGISAMIMGTIGISEGAIPFAIRDPKRAIVANVLGGMVAGAIAGGFQVTDLAAHGGPIVAILGAVPYGWFTIIFFIAILSGVAVTTLVYGTLLIINKGTIGSLKEHHVLKLEQIIETKKEKQEEIKDKILTLKVLLKSAKTQDESNNMQKEIEDLKKEKAQINLDAKEQIKAAKSAFDQVKDGEKLFIKENLSSTKEFIQKSKEARKKYLQEISNKKNNEIANLEKFDKRNYIVNYSNQVENIKDDYQKQIVNYQIKLKEKFIIDYNKILNSKI
- a CDS encoding glucose PTS transporter subunit IIA; this translates as MEKIKIYAPVDGVVKAIENISDPVFASKSLGDGVYLEPSSDILYSPLKNGKIELITDTKHAIYFSTNNYNVLMHIGLETVGLSGKPFSLLKKQGEQVSLGDEIVKVDWKTIEKANLEKVTPVVVDLNSVSKYKLTIKNEGKKVKKGELIYEIEIDEEKIIKDKKIHIEKREGKYKTLALQYLTAIGGKNNQSLVHNCMTRLRFKIINKDLVNEKALKEIELTKGINWNGEELQIIIGGEVYKVKDECQKIIENKSTNDEKVRATKVPRKQKIMGAITAIVFPTIPILIGTGVISGLQAILAISGVISNPAPGQSVMELDLFSALMFIMSKVGIELVGIVFLCSTVKYFNGDPWLAIWLGAALTSRYLFGSGWTLFTVFGNPIVIKTYEGTVLPMICAGLLLVFLNNWIKKWMPTSVDIVFRPALVFLSTFLIMLFTVGPFFRIIEQFIAKFVILLGKIPFGVGMAIFAMIWQPLVLTGTHVAVVTVITLPMNDGDPSAMYACLQIAIMGQIGAVLALSFITKNQKTKQAIFASLPGAMFGVTEPIIYGINLPKIKPFIFGCVGSLVGGFMAGILGVAQYRRTGTGIMSWMGLDIGWGMVFGILAGFVSLFTALVLTLMLYQDRKSEYIAYRENNKLLLKSIKLNFDFDEVKLKSLKEQLAKETLIVKEFNKNYKNYENNLIDLQKKQIKKQNIINKFEMKKEKLYNKVLKLEDRDLEKYNYFAEKYNNLKLSETFNELLKEIKELELKLVNCEKEVKEFNIKKYKDISDFIDNLNINKNQILDDYKKNYLNAFNSIDIAYELTEVNNMEWTKKEILNLKTREEIKYVKQNTK